The proteins below come from a single Roseiflexus sp. RS-1 genomic window:
- a CDS encoding geranylgeranyl diphosphate reductase, translated as MDPVLVVGASVGGSTAADTLARAGVPVVMLERDTSYVKPCGGAVPPVAFTEFDLPETLISRKVHHALVHSPSERVVEIEVAGVNHSDQDYIAMCCREEFDRYIRQRAVQRGAMLIEGQLVDLAFDKEGVTATYRERFGGARQQLRVTAVIGADGAYSTTAKLLGLPNLPRCIAIQQRIRLPAGKMARWEDTADLYLGPEVSPDLYAWAFPKSDHVAVGIGTGPAHSKRARELLANLKHRIRRDLEGGEIILEEAHALPMEPREHMAFERAMLIGDAAGLVVHTSGEGIYWAMKSGKMAAETLIESLPDASLTALRRYERRWWKTYGTMYRFLVFLQKWGYGSARQMEVFTDMCRNLDVQRLTFESYMHKTMAPVPWLAQLRMTADIIAAQVRHYLPRRRTDQPAVA; from the coding sequence ATGGATCCAGTCCTCGTGGTAGGCGCGTCGGTTGGCGGCTCGACGGCTGCCGATACGCTGGCGCGTGCAGGTGTGCCGGTTGTGATGCTTGAGCGTGATACGTCGTATGTGAAGCCGTGCGGCGGTGCGGTGCCGCCGGTGGCGTTCACCGAGTTTGACCTGCCGGAAACGCTGATCTCGCGCAAGGTGCACCACGCCCTGGTGCATTCTCCGAGCGAACGGGTCGTCGAAATCGAGGTTGCCGGCGTCAATCACAGCGATCAGGATTATATCGCCATGTGCTGCCGCGAGGAGTTCGACCGCTACATCCGTCAGCGCGCCGTTCAGCGGGGTGCGATGTTGATCGAAGGTCAACTGGTCGATCTGGCGTTCGATAAGGAGGGTGTGACTGCAACGTATCGCGAACGGTTCGGCGGCGCCCGTCAACAGTTGCGCGTCACGGCGGTGATCGGCGCGGATGGGGCGTATTCGACAACGGCGAAACTGCTGGGTTTGCCCAATCTGCCGCGCTGTATCGCCATTCAGCAGCGCATTCGCCTTCCGGCAGGCAAGATGGCGCGCTGGGAGGATACCGCCGATCTGTACCTGGGTCCTGAGGTCAGCCCCGACCTGTATGCCTGGGCGTTTCCCAAGAGCGATCATGTCGCCGTTGGCATCGGAACGGGACCTGCCCATAGCAAACGCGCTCGTGAATTGCTTGCGAATTTGAAGCATCGTATCCGCAGAGACCTGGAGGGCGGCGAGATCATTCTCGAAGAGGCGCATGCGCTGCCGATGGAACCGCGTGAACATATGGCGTTTGAGCGTGCAATGCTCATCGGTGACGCGGCGGGTCTGGTGGTGCACACCTCTGGCGAAGGTATCTACTGGGCGATGAAGAGCGGCAAAATGGCGGCTGAAACGCTGATCGAGAGTCTGCCGGACGCATCGCTCACTGCGCTACGGCGCTATGAGCGTCGCTGGTGGAAGACCTATGGCACGATGTATCGTTTCCTGGTCTTCTTGCAGAAGTGGGGGTACGGCAGCGCGCGGCAGATGGAAGTGTTCACCGACATGTGCCGCAATCTGGATGTGCAACGACTGACATTCGAGTCGTATATGCACAAGACGATGGCGCCGGTGCCGTGGCTGGCGCAGTTGCGGATGACGGCGGATATTATCGCTGCCCAGGTGCGTCACTATCTGCCGCGCCGTCGAACCGATCAACCGGCTGTCGCCTGA
- the chlG gene encoding chlorophyll synthase ChlG, protein MPAVATFFFDSQERKPMPESTASTASSRASPSPMLILRRSVELMKPVTWFAPSWAFLCGSIASGASQWTVTDVGRIALGTLLAGPILCGMAQVVNDYCDRDVDAINEPQRLIPSGLVSTRQVFITVGVLVVLGLGIALFLGQYVALMTAIGMVLAVIYSAGPIRAKRNGWIGNTIVAVSYEGLPWIAGHLAFAPLTFGSVLMAALFSLGAHGIMTINDFKSIEGDRISGIRSIPVLYGEIAAAWTAFVTINVAQILVVMYFLHTRNWIIASIIGALVLMQIPTQWKFFTIADPRKRAIFYNASGIAMFVWGMMAAAIGLR, encoded by the coding sequence ATGCCTGCCGTGGCGACTTTCTTCTTTGACTCGCAGGAGAGGAAGCCAATGCCGGAATCAACCGCTTCGACCGCGTCATCTCGGGCTTCGCCCAGCCCGATGTTGATTCTGCGGCGCTCTGTTGAGCTAATGAAACCGGTGACATGGTTTGCGCCGTCATGGGCGTTTCTGTGCGGTTCTATCGCCAGCGGCGCCAGTCAGTGGACGGTCACCGATGTAGGACGTATCGCACTGGGAACACTGCTTGCCGGTCCGATCCTCTGCGGGATGGCGCAGGTCGTCAATGATTACTGCGATCGCGACGTGGATGCGATCAACGAGCCGCAGCGCCTGATTCCGTCGGGTCTGGTATCGACGCGGCAGGTGTTTATTACCGTTGGCGTGCTGGTTGTGCTTGGTCTGGGTATTGCACTGTTTCTCGGACAGTACGTCGCCCTGATGACGGCAATCGGCATGGTGCTTGCGGTGATCTACAGTGCGGGTCCGATCCGTGCAAAGCGCAACGGCTGGATCGGGAATACGATTGTCGCCGTTTCCTACGAAGGATTGCCGTGGATCGCCGGTCATCTGGCGTTTGCGCCGTTGACGTTCGGCAGCGTGTTGATGGCGGCGCTCTTCTCACTTGGCGCTCACGGCATTATGACGATCAATGATTTCAAGAGCATCGAAGGCGACCGTATCAGCGGCATTCGCTCCATTCCGGTGCTGTATGGCGAGATCGCGGCAGCCTGGACTGCATTCGTGACGATCAATGTCGCCCAGATTCTGGTGGTGATGTATTTCCTTCACACCCGCAACTGGATCATTGCCAGCATTATCGGGGCGCTGGTGCTGATGCAGATTCCGACGCAGTGGAAGTTCTTTACCATCGCCGATCCGCGCAAACGCGCCATTTTCTATAATGCCAGCGGTATTGCGATGTTCGTGTGGGGGATGATGGCGGCGGCGATCGGGTTGCGGTGA
- a CDS encoding photosynthetic reaction center cytochrome c subunit family protein, producing MIQQPPTLFPEITNTVRGRFYIVAGLISAVMAVASIVIFWWIFYTVIPAPPPPLQNPIYVNYTQEPTNYISAESLAAMNAYIQANPQPQAVQVLKGMTTAQISAYMVAHVSGGLKVDCSYCHNIANFAQTDGYPNAAKKVTARKMMLMSADLNQNYTAKLPASVGGYQITCATCHNGKAAGLEPYPIEIMNTLPNDWRLPLDLDYPGGLVVTGRKDVSNAEVEQNQFAMYHMNVSMGQGCTFCHNSRYFPSYEVEQKNHSIIMLQMSKHIQETYVAPGGRIADGIMAGKSPSCWLCHQGARIPPGAAKPGQVPAVLSSTP from the coding sequence ATGATCCAGCAGCCTCCAACGCTCTTTCCGGAAATCACGAATACCGTCCGCGGCAGGTTCTACATCGTGGCCGGACTCATCTCGGCCGTTATGGCCGTGGCAAGTATCGTGATTTTCTGGTGGATCTTTTATACGGTCATTCCGGCGCCTCCACCGCCGTTGCAGAACCCGATCTACGTCAATTACACCCAGGAGCCGACGAATTATATCAGCGCCGAGTCGCTCGCGGCAATGAATGCCTATATTCAGGCGAATCCGCAACCGCAGGCGGTGCAGGTGCTGAAAGGAATGACCACGGCGCAGATCTCGGCATACATGGTGGCGCATGTTTCCGGCGGTCTGAAGGTCGATTGCAGCTACTGCCACAATATCGCCAACTTCGCCCAGACGGACGGCTATCCGAATGCGGCAAAGAAGGTGACGGCACGCAAGATGATGCTGATGTCCGCCGACCTGAACCAGAACTATACCGCCAAACTGCCAGCATCTGTCGGCGGCTATCAGATTACGTGCGCAACCTGCCACAACGGGAAGGCGGCAGGTCTGGAGCCGTATCCGATCGAGATTATGAACACGCTGCCGAACGACTGGCGCCTGCCGCTTGATCTGGACTACCCTGGCGGTCTGGTCGTCACCGGTCGGAAGGATGTGTCGAACGCGGAGGTGGAGCAGAATCAGTTCGCCATGTATCATATGAACGTCAGTATGGGGCAGGGATGCACCTTCTGCCACAATTCGCGCTACTTCCCAAGCTATGAGGTTGAGCAGAAGAACCATTCCATCATCATGCTCCAGATGTCGAAGCATATTCAGGAAACATATGTTGCGCCGGGCGGGCGGATTGCCGATGGCATCATGGCCGGAAAGAGTCCTTCGTGCTGGCTGTGCCATCAGGGCGCCCGCATCCCGCCGGGTGCAGCAAAGCCGGGCCAGGTGCCGGCAGTGCTTTCAAGCACACCGTAG
- a CDS encoding photosynthetic reaction center subunit M gives MSAVPRALPLPSGETLPAEAISSTGSQAASAEVIPFSIIEEFYKRPGKTLAARFFGVDPFDFWIGRFYVGLFGAISIVGIVLGVAFYLYEGVVNEGTFNILAMRIEPPPVSEGFNISPGKPGFFWFLTMVSATIAFIGWLLRQIDISLKLDMGMEVPIAFGAVVSSWITLQWLRPIAMGGWGHGFPLGITHHLDWVSNIGYQYYNFFYNPFHAIGITLLFASTLFLHMHGSAVLSEARRNISDQNIHVFWRNILGYSIGEIGIHRVAFWTGAASVLFSNLCIFLSGTFVKDWNAFWGFWDRMPIWNGIGQGALAAGLALMGVGLVLGRARETPEPVDLRDEEYRDGLEGTIAKPPGHVGWMQRLLGEGQVGPIYVGLWGVISFITFFASAFIILVDYGRQVEWNAVIYLREFWNLAVYPPPTEYGLSWNVPWDKGGAWLAATFFLHLSVLTWWARLYTRAKATRIGTHLAWGFASALSLYFVIYLFHPLALGNWSAAPGHGFRAILDWTNYVSIHWGNFYYNPFHMLSIFFLLGSTLLLAMHGATIVATSKWKSEMEFTEMMAEGPGTQRAQLFWRWVMGWNANSYNIHIWAWWFAALTAITGAIGLFLSGTVIPDWYTWGESIKIVAPMPPLEYWWQQFIFR, from the coding sequence ATGTCCGCTGTGCCACGCGCGCTGCCGCTGCCGAGTGGAGAGACTCTCCCCGCTGAGGCGATTTCCTCCACAGGCTCGCAGGCAGCATCCGCAGAAGTCATTCCGTTCTCGATCATCGAGGAGTTCTATAAGCGCCCCGGTAAGACCCTTGCGGCGCGCTTCTTTGGAGTCGATCCGTTCGACTTCTGGATCGGTCGCTTCTATGTCGGTCTGTTCGGCGCGATCTCGATTGTCGGTATTGTTCTGGGGGTCGCGTTCTATCTGTACGAGGGTGTGGTCAACGAGGGAACGTTCAACATCCTGGCGATGCGCATCGAGCCGCCGCCGGTTTCGGAAGGTTTCAATATCAGCCCTGGCAAGCCCGGCTTCTTCTGGTTCCTGACGATGGTTTCAGCGACCATTGCTTTCATTGGCTGGTTGCTGCGCCAGATTGACATCAGCCTGAAGCTGGATATGGGCATGGAGGTGCCGATTGCATTCGGCGCGGTCGTGTCGTCGTGGATCACCCTCCAATGGCTGCGCCCGATTGCGATGGGCGGCTGGGGGCACGGCTTCCCGCTCGGCATTACGCACCACCTCGATTGGGTGTCGAACATCGGGTATCAGTACTACAACTTCTTCTACAACCCATTCCATGCCATCGGTATTACGCTGCTCTTCGCCTCGACGCTGTTCCTGCACATGCACGGTTCGGCAGTGCTGAGCGAGGCGCGACGGAATATCAGCGACCAGAACATCCACGTTTTCTGGCGCAATATCCTGGGCTATAGCATCGGCGAAATCGGTATTCACCGTGTCGCGTTCTGGACAGGCGCTGCATCGGTGCTGTTCTCGAACCTGTGCATCTTCCTGTCCGGCACGTTTGTGAAGGACTGGAACGCTTTCTGGGGCTTCTGGGACAGGATGCCGATCTGGAACGGCATCGGTCAGGGGGCACTGGCGGCGGGTCTGGCGTTGATGGGTGTCGGGTTGGTGCTGGGGCGTGCCCGCGAGACGCCGGAGCCGGTCGATCTACGCGACGAGGAGTACCGTGACGGGCTGGAAGGCACGATTGCCAAACCGCCAGGGCATGTTGGCTGGATGCAGCGCCTGCTCGGCGAAGGGCAGGTTGGTCCGATCTATGTCGGTCTGTGGGGCGTGATTTCGTTCATCACCTTCTTCGCCAGCGCGTTTATCATCCTGGTGGATTACGGTCGTCAGGTCGAGTGGAATGCAGTCATCTACCTGCGTGAGTTCTGGAACCTGGCGGTCTATCCCCCGCCGACCGAGTATGGCCTGAGCTGGAATGTGCCCTGGGACAAGGGCGGTGCATGGCTGGCGGCGACGTTCTTCCTGCATCTCTCGGTGCTGACATGGTGGGCGCGTCTGTATACACGCGCAAAAGCCACGCGCATCGGCACACACCTTGCCTGGGGGTTCGCTTCAGCACTGTCGCTCTACTTCGTCATCTATCTGTTCCATCCGCTCGCGCTCGGCAACTGGAGCGCCGCACCGGGCCACGGCTTCCGCGCGATCCTGGACTGGACGAACTATGTGAGCATCCACTGGGGCAACTTCTACTACAACCCCTTCCACATGCTCTCGATCTTCTTCCTGCTCGGATCGACGCTGTTGCTGGCGATGCACGGGGCGACGATTGTGGCGACCTCGAAGTGGAAGTCGGAGATGGAGTTTACCGAGATGATGGCGGAAGGTCCCGGCACGCAGCGCGCCCAACTCTTCTGGCGCTGGGTGATGGGCTGGAACGCCAACTCGTACAACATCCACATCTGGGCGTGGTGGTTCGCGGCGTTGACCGCAATTACCGGCGCGATAGGCCTGTTCCTGAGCGGTACGGTCATACCCGACTGGTATACATGGGGTGAGTCGATCAAGATTGTGGCGCCTATGCCGCCACTTGAGTACTGGTGGCAGCAGTTTATCTTCCGGTAA
- the pufB gene encoding light-harvesting antenna LH1, beta subunit translates to MSDKPQNDLVPDQWKPLFNNAEWLVHDIVVKTIYGGLVIAVIAHILCWAWTPWLRF, encoded by the coding sequence ATGTCCGACAAACCACAGAACGACCTGGTGCCCGATCAGTGGAAGCCGCTCTTCAACAACGCAGAGTGGTTGGTTCATGACATTGTCGTGAAGACGATCTACGGCGGTCTGGTTATCGCGGTGATTGCCCATATCCTGTGTTGGGCCTGGACGCCCTGGCTCAGGTTCTAG